A window of Micromonospora eburnea genomic DNA:
CTTGACGAAGGTCTCGGTCAGCGCGCTGACCCCGGTGATCCGCTGCCCGGTGACGTACTGGGTGAGATCGATGATGTGCGCGCCGATGTCGCCGAGCGCGCCGGAGCCCGCCCTGTCCTTCTGCAACCGCCAGACCAGCGGGAACTGCGGGTCGATGATCCAGTCCTGGAGATAGGCCGCGCGCACGTGGCGGATCTCGCCGAGCCGCCCGTCGGCGACGAACTGCCGCATCATCGCCACCGCGGGCACGCGACGGTAGTTGAACCCGCACATGGCGCGTACGCCGTCGACGCGGGCCGCAGCGGCGGCGGTCGCCATCAGCCGGGCCTCCTCGACGGTGTTGGCCAGCGGCTTCTCGCACAACACGTGCTTGCCGGCGGCCAGCGCGGCGACCGCGATCTCGCAGTGGCTGTCTCCCGGCGTGCAGATGTCGACCACGTCGATCTCGTCGGACTCGACGAGTCGTCGCCAGTCCGTGGCGTATCCGTCCCAGCCGAGCCGGTCGGCGGCGGCGGCCACCCTCGGCTCGTCCCGGCCGCAGATGAGCGCCATCCGCACCCGCGCCGGCAGGTCGTACACCCGATTCACGGTGCGCCACGCCTGGGAGTGCGCGGCGCCCATGAACGCGTAGCCGACCATGCCGACCCGCAGGACGTTGTCGTGAGTGGACAAGGTGGGTCTCCCCCGTTGAATCAGAACCCGAGCTTCAGGTAGTCGCCCGCGTTCTCCTTGGTGATCGTCTCGGAGGCGAGCACGATCTCCTTCGGAACCTGGAGCTCCACCAGGTCGGACATGCCCCGGTTCTGGCCGATCAGGCGGGCCAGCGAGATGGCCGAGGAAGCCATCGACGGGCTGTAGGTGACGGTGGCCTTCAGGACGGTGTTGTCGGCCCGGATGTCCTCCATGGCCTTCTTCGAGCCGGCGCCACCGACCATGAAGAACTCCTTGCGGTTGGCCTGGTTGACGGCGGCGAGAACGCCGATGCCCTGGTCGTCGTCGTGGTTCCAGATCGCGTCGATCCTCGGCAGCGCCTGGAACAGGCCGGTGGCCTCCTGCTGACCGGAGTCGGCGGTGAACCTGGCCGCCCGGCGGTTGGCGACCTTCAGGCCGTACGAGCTGAGGGTGTCGGCGAAGCCCTTCGACCGCTCCTGGGTCAGCTCCAGCTCGTCCATCCCGGCGATCTCCCCGATGACCGGGTTGCTGACCCCCTTGGCCTTGAGCTGCTCGGCGATGAAGGTGGCGGCGGCCACGCCCATTCCGTAGTTGTCGCCCTTGATCTGGAGCCGGTAGGCCCGCGCGTCGGGGAACGCCCGGTCCAGGTTGACCACCGGGATGCCGGCCTTCATCGCCTCCAGGCCGAACGCGTTGAGTTCCTTGCCGTCGTGCGGCAGCAGCACGATCACGTCGGGCTTCTGGGAGAGCAGGGTGGACAGGGCCGCCCGCTGGGCCGCCGCGTCCGCGCCGGCCTCCACGGACTTCAGCTCCACGTCGGAGTACGCCCCGGCCTGCGCCTTGGCGTTGTTGGTGATCGCGGCGATCCAGCCGTGGTCGGCGCCCGGCGCGGAGAAGCCGATGGTCACCTTCTTGCCGGGCTCGCTGTTGCCGCCGGTCTCGGCGGCCTTGGTCTGGGCGGCGGTGGGCGCGGTCTCGTTGCTGGTGCAGCCGGCGAGCACGACGCCGGCGGAGAGCGCGGCTCCGCCGAAGAGCAGCCGGCGGCGCGACAGGTCGCGTCTCTGCGTTGTCATGACGGCCTCCTGGATGTGGTGGTGGGGCGGAAAAGGGTGTGCTGAGCCCGGCCACCGTCGCTGTCGAGGTGGCCGCCGGTGTCGCGGTGGGATCAGGTGGTGGTGGCCCGGTTACGCCGGAGGAACTGGGTGACGCTGCCGAACTGGACCTGCTGGACCAGGACGGCGGCGACGATGATGCCGCCCTTGACCATGTTCTGCGCCTCCGTGGAGAGGCCGTTGATGGCGAAGAGGTTGGTGATGGTGGAGAAGATGATCACGCCGAGCAGGGAGCCCACGATGGTGCCCCGCCCGCCGCTGAGCAGCGTGCCGCCGATGATCGCGGCGGCGATGGCGTCCAGCTCGTAGAGGTTGGCCATCGCCGCCTGGGCGGAGGTGGCCTGCGAGGTGAGCATGATCGCGGCGATGCCGCAGCAGAGGCCGGAGAGCGCGTAGAGCAGCACGGTGTGCCGGCGTACGTCGATGCCGGCGAGCCGGGCCGCCTCCGGGTTGCCGCCGACGGCCACCGTACGACGACCGAAGGTGGTGCGGTTGAGCAGCACCCAGCCGGCCGCCACCACCCCGGCGAGGATGTAGACCAGCAGCGGGATGCCGAGCAGGTTCGTGCTGGCGATGCCGTTGATGAAGGCGTCGTTGGAGACCTGGGTCTGCTTGTCGGAGATCTCGGCGGCCAGCCCTCGGGCGGCGACCATCATCGCGAGGGTGGCGATGAACGGCACCAGCCGCCCGTACGAGATGAGCAGCCCGTTGACCAGGCCGACACCCAGCCCGACGGTGAGGGCGCTGAAGATCATCCCGCCGGCGCCGTAGCTCTGGGTGGCGACCGTGGTGCACCAGACCCCGGCGAGCGCGACGATCGCGCCGACCGACAGGTCGATGCCGCCGCCGATGATCACGAAGGTCATCCCGACGGTGACCACCCCGACCACCGAGGCCAGCTTGAGGATGGTGAGGGTGTTGCCCCACACCCAACTCGCGTCGCCGTAGAGGTCGGGCCGGGTGAGGATGCCGATGACCACCAGCACCAACAGGGTGGCGAGCAGGCCGAGGTTGCGCCGGGCGCCCTCGCCCCCGTCACCGTGCCACCAGGACAGCCGCGGCGCGTCGGGCTTCGTGAACTCGGCCGGCAGCCCGGCCGCCCGTTCGTGAGTGGCGGTAGGTGTCGTCTCGCTCATGCCGGCGTGCCTTCCATGAGGGACCCCGCCATGACGAGGT
This region includes:
- a CDS encoding substrate-binding domain-containing protein yields the protein MTTQRRDLSRRRLLFGGAALSAGVVLAGCTSNETAPTAAQTKAAETGGNSEPGKKVTIGFSAPGADHGWIAAITNNAKAQAGAYSDVELKSVEAGADAAAQRAALSTLLSQKPDVIVLLPHDGKELNAFGLEAMKAGIPVVNLDRAFPDARAYRLQIKGDNYGMGVAAATFIAEQLKAKGVSNPVIGEIAGMDELELTQERSKGFADTLSSYGLKVANRRAARFTADSGQQEATGLFQALPRIDAIWNHDDDQGIGVLAAVNQANRKEFFMVGGAGSKKAMEDIRADNTVLKATVTYSPSMASSAISLARLIGQNRGMSDLVELQVPKEIVLASETITKENAGDYLKLGF
- a CDS encoding ABC transporter permease, yielding MSETTPTATHERAAGLPAEFTKPDAPRLSWWHGDGGEGARRNLGLLATLLVLVVIGILTRPDLYGDASWVWGNTLTILKLASVVGVVTVGMTFVIIGGGIDLSVGAIVALAGVWCTTVATQSYGAGGMIFSALTVGLGVGLVNGLLISYGRLVPFIATLAMMVAARGLAAEISDKQTQVSNDAFINGIASTNLLGIPLLVYILAGVVAAGWVLLNRTTFGRRTVAVGGNPEAARLAGIDVRRHTVLLYALSGLCCGIAAIMLTSQATSAQAAMANLYELDAIAAAIIGGTLLSGGRGTIVGSLLGVIIFSTITNLFAINGLSTEAQNMVKGGIIVAAVLVQQVQFGSVTQFLRRNRATTT
- a CDS encoding Gfo/Idh/MocA family protein; the protein is MSTHDNVLRVGMVGYAFMGAAHSQAWRTVNRVYDLPARVRMALICGRDEPRVAAAADRLGWDGYATDWRRLVESDEIDVVDICTPGDSHCEIAVAALAAGKHVLCEKPLANTVEEARLMATAAAAARVDGVRAMCGFNYRRVPAVAMMRQFVADGRLGEIRHVRAAYLQDWIIDPQFPLVWRLQKDRAGSGALGDIGAHIIDLTQYVTGQRITGVSALTETFVKERPLPAESSGLAAQADGNGRATGPVTVDDAAVFVARLDGGALATYEASRFATGRKNALRVEINGSLGTLVFDLERLNELEFYDAARPAAEQGFTRILVTEGEHPYMSAWWPPGHIIGYEHSFTHQMRDFVEAVATGTDPAPSFTDALQVQLVLDAVTRSAELASWTEVGPALAELAA